A portion of the Pseudarthrobacter defluvii genome contains these proteins:
- the mnmA gene encoding tRNA 2-thiouridine(34) synthase MnmA, producing MRVLAAMSGGVDSAVAAARAVEAGHDVVGVHLALSRMPGTLRTGSRGCCTIEDSRDAWRACDVLGIPYYVWDFSERFKEDVVQDFIDEYAAGRTPNPCMRCNERIKFAALLEKAIALGFDAVCTGHYAKVIEDADGNRELHRAADWAKDQSYVLGVLTHEQLKHSMFPLADTPSKAEVRAEAERRGLSVANKPDSHDICFIPDGDTAGWLAEKIDMTSGDIVDETGTKVGEHPGANAFTVGQRRGLKLGTPAADGKPRFVLEIRPKENKVVVGPEALLAIDEIRGIKVSWAGLPIAEVETGAGFDCYAQVRAHGDPVPATAHMEPAADGAAGGQLVVRLVTPLRGVAPGQTVVLYQGSRVLGQATIDAARSLQRAAL from the coding sequence ATGCGAGTACTAGCAGCCATGAGCGGTGGAGTTGACTCCGCTGTTGCCGCCGCCCGCGCGGTGGAGGCCGGGCACGACGTCGTCGGCGTCCACCTTGCCCTGTCCCGCATGCCCGGAACCCTGCGCACCGGCAGCCGTGGATGCTGCACCATCGAGGACTCCCGCGACGCGTGGCGTGCCTGCGACGTACTCGGAATTCCCTACTACGTGTGGGATTTTTCCGAGCGCTTCAAGGAAGACGTCGTCCAGGACTTCATCGACGAATACGCGGCCGGCAGGACGCCCAATCCCTGCATGCGCTGCAACGAACGCATCAAGTTCGCCGCCCTGCTGGAGAAGGCCATCGCCCTGGGCTTCGACGCCGTCTGCACCGGGCACTACGCCAAGGTCATCGAGGACGCCGACGGCAACCGGGAACTGCACCGCGCTGCCGACTGGGCCAAGGACCAGAGCTACGTCCTTGGCGTGCTCACCCACGAACAGCTCAAGCACTCCATGTTCCCGCTGGCGGACACCCCCTCCAAGGCCGAGGTGCGGGCCGAAGCGGAGCGGCGCGGGCTCTCGGTGGCCAACAAGCCGGACAGCCATGACATCTGCTTCATCCCCGACGGCGACACCGCGGGCTGGCTTGCTGAAAAGATCGACATGACCAGCGGCGACATCGTGGACGAGACGGGAACCAAGGTGGGGGAGCACCCCGGTGCCAATGCGTTCACCGTCGGCCAGCGGCGCGGACTGAAGCTGGGGACTCCTGCTGCTGACGGCAAGCCCCGCTTCGTGCTGGAAATCCGGCCCAAGGAAAACAAGGTGGTGGTGGGCCCAGAGGCGCTGCTCGCCATTGATGAGATCCGCGGCATCAAGGTGTCCTGGGCAGGGCTTCCCATCGCAGAAGTGGAAACGGGTGCCGGGTTCGACTGCTACGCACAGGTGCGGGCCCACGGGGACCCGGTTCCGGCCACTGCGCACATGGAACCCGCCGCCGACGGCGCGGCCGGAGGCCAGTTGGTGGTCCGGTTGGTGACACCGCTGCGGGGCGTAGCTCCCGGCCAGACCGTGGTCCTGTACCAGGGCTCCAGGGTTCTGGGCCAGGCAACCATCGACGCCGCTCGTTCGCTCCAGCGGGCTGCCCTGTAA